A stretch of Thermotoga sp. SG1 DNA encodes these proteins:
- a CDS encoding DNA-directed RNA polymerase subunit beta, translating to MKEISCGRRTRVSFGKTHEPLPVPDLVEIQKSSYQKFLEEGLLEVLKKFSPIYSQSTRSDLKRSDKGFALEFVSTRVGDPTVDPLECKAKGLTYSVPVYATARLTDLKSGEMKEEEVFLGYIPYMTERGTFIINGAERVVVNQIVVSPGLYFSSEYIDREEYGGYFLPSRGAWLEVILDPYDGVLYAGLDGKKVNLFLFLKTIGYEKDEDILSLYPTFLDADDEDSLLLHVGSIILEDIYDGDRKIAEKWDILTKDLAERILMSSNIEQIKIVHPIAQNTFEKMLEILSTGEESETEEERTKVYGLNEVTVVDAYLEIFRRLRPEELPRINAAKRYLHDLFFNSERYDLSEVGRYKVNERLKNAYIRYLIEVEGEDPEEARKKTYNETATILKPLDVVLASRILFDYFERRYINDFEIDSYELKSLMRIFKEEYLSKRKTAPYDLRKLITTFRRNYDVTSDIGVFAAIRYVSNINKELPSIPFDTKDHLGNKRVRSVGELVQREFERLFARAQKAIQERLTLINSLSKVSIQSLINIKSIISTVNQFFAMNQLSQFMDQVNPLSELTHKRRVSAVGPGGLRRESKVFEARNVHYSQYGRLCPIETPEGANIGFITSLAIYAKVDEYGFLMTPYRKVVNGKVTDEIVYLRANEEEEYKIVPATTPVDEEGNIVPERVVARMGEDIRLVPREEVDLMDVSTKQPFSVSASLIPFLEHDDASRALMGSNMQRQAVPLLKTEAPLVGTGMEWEAAKNSGYVVLARHDGIVKEVDASKIVIHRTDENGNPMYDEDGKPVLDEYRLLKFVRSNQDTTINQKPIVNEGDLIKKGDPIADGPATDMGELALGRNILVAFMPWEGYNYEDAILVSQELLEEDVFTSVHIEVYETQARETRLGPEEITADIPNVSKELLKNLDENGIIRVGAYVVSDYGVGSQAILVGKVTPKGEGDTTPEEKIIRSVFGERGRDVKDTSLRLPHGVEGRVIRVDVYDQNDIADLGSGVLKLVRVYVATRKTLDIGDKLAGRHGNKGVVSNILPKEDMPFLPDGTPVQMVLNPLGIPSRMNVGQILETHLGWLAKLTGKWFATPVFEGAKEDEILKPLFEERKKRGLHLGDDENNPTGKVILRDGRTGEPFDNPVVVGYMYMLKLVHIAKEKIHARSTGPYSLIHQQPLGGKSHFGGQRLGEMEVWALEAYGAAHTLAEMLTIKSDDIKGRNETYKAILKNMNIPEPGVPESFRVLIKELRGLALDVRLYDENGNEIDIDKY from the coding sequence ATGAAAGAGATTTCCTGTGGTAGGAGAACGAGGGTTTCCTTCGGCAAAACTCATGAACCCCTACCAGTACCTGACCTTGTGGAAATTCAGAAAAGCTCCTACCAGAAGTTCCTCGAAGAAGGTCTTCTCGAGGTTCTCAAAAAGTTCTCCCCCATTTACTCACAATCGACCCGTTCAGATTTGAAAAGATCCGACAAGGGATTCGCCCTCGAGTTTGTTTCCACAAGAGTGGGAGATCCTACCGTTGATCCCCTGGAATGCAAGGCCAAGGGTTTGACCTACAGCGTTCCCGTGTACGCAACTGCTCGGCTCACAGACCTGAAAAGCGGTGAAATGAAGGAAGAAGAAGTGTTCCTGGGGTACATTCCCTACATGACGGAAAGAGGTACCTTCATAATAAACGGTGCTGAAAGGGTCGTTGTCAATCAAATAGTGGTCTCTCCAGGTCTGTACTTCTCCTCCGAATACATAGACAGAGAAGAGTACGGTGGATACTTCCTCCCCTCCCGGGGAGCATGGCTCGAGGTTATTCTCGATCCGTACGATGGTGTTCTTTACGCTGGTTTGGATGGGAAAAAGGTCAATCTCTTTCTGTTTCTGAAGACCATAGGATACGAGAAAGACGAGGATATTCTTTCACTCTATCCCACATTCCTGGATGCGGACGATGAGGATAGTCTCCTTTTACACGTTGGTTCTATCATCCTCGAAGACATCTACGACGGTGACAGAAAAATAGCGGAAAAGTGGGATATCCTCACCAAAGATCTGGCAGAAAGAATTCTGATGTCGTCCAACATAGAGCAGATCAAGATAGTTCATCCAATCGCTCAGAACACGTTCGAGAAAATGCTTGAGATTCTTTCCACCGGCGAGGAAAGTGAAACCGAGGAGGAAAGGACCAAGGTTTACGGTTTGAACGAAGTAACGGTTGTGGACGCCTACCTTGAGATCTTCAGAAGATTGAGGCCAGAAGAACTCCCAAGGATCAACGCTGCGAAAAGATATTTGCACGACCTGTTTTTCAATTCGGAAAGGTACGATCTCTCGGAAGTGGGAAGGTACAAGGTGAACGAAAGGCTGAAGAACGCTTACATACGGTACCTGATAGAGGTCGAAGGTGAAGATCCAGAAGAGGCCAGGAAGAAAACCTACAACGAAACAGCCACCATTCTGAAGCCTCTCGATGTTGTTCTCGCCTCAAGAATACTCTTCGATTACTTCGAAAGAAGATACATCAACGACTTTGAAATAGATTCCTACGAGTTGAAGAGTCTGATGAGGATATTCAAAGAGGAATATCTTTCAAAAAGAAAAACTGCGCCGTACGATCTGAGAAAGCTCATTACCACGTTCAGAAGGAATTATGATGTCACCTCGGACATAGGTGTTTTTGCAGCCATCAGATACGTTTCCAACATAAACAAAGAACTTCCATCGATCCCCTTCGACACGAAGGATCATCTCGGAAATAAGCGAGTCAGATCGGTGGGAGAACTTGTGCAGAGGGAGTTTGAAAGACTCTTTGCTCGAGCGCAAAAGGCCATACAGGAAAGACTCACCCTGATAAATTCTCTGAGTAAGGTCTCCATACAGAGTTTGATAAACATCAAGTCCATCATTTCAACGGTCAACCAGTTTTTCGCCATGAATCAGCTCTCCCAGTTCATGGACCAGGTGAACCCACTCTCAGAACTCACCCACAAGAGAAGGGTGTCAGCAGTCGGCCCAGGTGGCCTGAGAAGAGAATCGAAAGTTTTCGAAGCAAGAAACGTTCACTACTCACAGTACGGAAGGTTGTGTCCCATTGAAACTCCTGAAGGCGCGAACATAGGATTCATCACATCACTTGCGATATATGCCAAAGTGGACGAATACGGTTTCTTGATGACACCTTACAGAAAAGTGGTCAACGGTAAGGTGACAGACGAGATAGTCTATCTGAGAGCGAACGAGGAGGAAGAGTACAAGATAGTTCCTGCCACTACACCTGTGGACGAAGAAGGTAACATCGTTCCTGAAAGAGTTGTGGCACGTATGGGTGAAGACATCAGGCTTGTTCCCAGAGAAGAAGTGGACCTTATGGACGTTTCCACGAAGCAACCGTTCAGCGTTTCCGCTTCTCTCATACCCTTCCTCGAACACGATGATGCCAGCAGGGCTCTCATGGGTTCCAACATGCAGAGGCAGGCCGTTCCCCTTTTGAAAACGGAAGCACCACTCGTTGGAACAGGTATGGAATGGGAGGCGGCGAAGAACTCTGGTTATGTTGTTCTGGCACGGCACGATGGGATCGTAAAAGAAGTGGATGCGTCCAAAATCGTCATTCATCGAACCGACGAAAACGGAAATCCCATGTACGATGAAGATGGAAAACCCGTTTTGGACGAGTACAGGTTGTTGAAGTTCGTGAGGTCCAACCAGGATACAACCATAAACCAGAAACCCATTGTGAACGAGGGGGATCTCATCAAAAAGGGTGATCCAATAGCCGATGGTCCTGCAACGGATATGGGTGAACTCGCCCTTGGAAGGAACATACTCGTTGCTTTCATGCCGTGGGAAGGTTACAACTACGAGGACGCCATTCTGGTCAGCCAGGAACTCCTCGAAGAGGATGTCTTCACATCTGTTCACATAGAGGTCTATGAGACACAGGCTAGAGAAACGAGGTTGGGACCTGAGGAGATCACTGCAGACATTCCGAACGTGAGCAAAGAACTCCTCAAGAATCTCGACGAGAACGGAATCATAAGAGTGGGAGCCTACGTTGTGAGTGACTACGGGGTGGGTTCTCAGGCCATTCTAGTTGGAAAGGTGACTCCCAAGGGAGAGGGAGACACCACCCCAGAGGAGAAGATCATCAGATCGGTCTTTGGAGAGAGGGGTCGAGATGTCAAAGATACTTCCCTGAGGCTTCCACACGGTGTTGAAGGAAGAGTCATAAGGGTGGACGTGTACGATCAGAACGATATAGCGGACTTGGGATCCGGTGTTTTGAAACTGGTCAGGGTTTATGTGGCAACCAGAAAAACTCTGGACATAGGTGACAAACTAGCAGGACGTCACGGAAACAAGGGAGTTGTTTCCAACATTCTTCCAAAGGAAGACATGCCGTTTCTGCCCGATGGGACACCGGTTCAGATGGTTTTGAACCCGCTTGGTATTCCATCCCGTATGAACGTTGGTCAGATCCTCGAAACACACCTTGGATGGCTTGCAAAACTGACGGGCAAGTGGTTCGCAACACCCGTTTTCGAAGGTGCAAAAGAAGATGAAATTCTGAAACCACTGTTCGAAGAAAGGAAGAAGAGAGGACTCCACCTTGGAGACGACGAAAACAACCCGACTGGAAAGGTGATTCTCAGAGACGGAAGAACAGGAGAGCCCTTCGACAATCCCGTTGTGGTCGGTTACATGTACATGTTGAAACTCGTTCACATAGCAAAGGAAAAGATACATGCAAGATCCACAGGGCCCTACTCTCTGATCCATCAGCAACCCCTCGGAGGAAAATCCCACTTTGGTGGTCAGAGGCTTGGAGAGATGGAGGTCTGGGCTCTGGAGGCATATGGAGCAGCACACACCCTTGCGGAGATGCTCACGATAAAGTCCGATGATATCAAGGGAAGGAACGAAACCTACAAGGCCATACTCAAAAACATGAACATACCCGAACCGGGTGTTCCTGAGAGTTTCAGGGTTCTCATCAAAGAACTCAGAGGGCTCGCCCTTGATGTGAGGCTCTACGATGAGAATGGTAACGAGATAGATATCGATAAGTACTGA
- the rpoC gene encoding DNA-directed RNA polymerase subunit beta' gives MPMSTFKRKIKAIQIKIASPDVIRSWSGGEVKKPETINYRTFKPERDGLFCERIFGPVKDYECACGKYKGKKYEGTVCERCGVRVESREARRKRMGHIELAAPAVHIWYLESIPSVLGTLLNMNVSDLENIIYYGSRRVIERAFIVTDPKDTPFAQGDIIYETEYRIYRKKWDFEVEQAFIVKNPRSPVLSDIDGEVILRTEKTVTGREITWIIVRNVNRAEHTVLPGMIITVKDGQEVEKGQDLTKEMNVDPMYAPFDGHVEIDEVSNTITVKPLTTSKDQPVVFTVPYGARVLVSNGQKVKKGDQLTTSTTLPAVKASISGRVKFGSNLNVRALEDGNFEVLSSGNVYIEQVIEERKYPVFEGALVYVNNGDQVKKGDHLADRFLFEEEYLSSTEYKIFESHYPTMFDVEERTENDRPIVVITDIDPEVSKETGLKMGDIITENEYEAYLQIYPEKIVADAGAQAIKKLLQNLDLEELRAELEAELKKLPASSSKAMKLRRRLKMVKDFIKSGNKPEWMVLEVVPVIPPDLRPMIQIEGGRFATTDLNELYRRLINRNNRLKKLLELGAPEIILRNEKRMLQEAVDALIHNGSDSEGKRSRRAVLKDRNGRPLKSLTDLLKGKKGRFRRNLLGKRVDYSGRAVIVVGPHLKIHQCGIPKKMAMELFKPFVLAKLLGEGSTSKTMRKVKKAIIEKEMPEAWEVLEEVIKGSVVLLNRAPTLHRMSIQAFEPKLVEGNAIQLHPVVCPPFNADFDGDQMAVHVPLSAAAQAEARFLMLSRYNIISPAHGKPISLPTQDIIIGSYYLTTVGKDFDSLKEEDIRWRFSSPEEAMLAYHLGYIKLHTPILIKVNIKGEERRIKTTLGRVIFNNILPEDLRDYSRIFDKKQINALVYETFKRYGIDRAADLLDDVKDLGFHYATVSGLTLSLKDLKIPPERDEILKRTWEKVRIIEENYERGFLTEEQRKSEIIRLWMNVTEEITELTSRTLAEDPFNPIYMMVNSGARGNIDQVKQLAGIRGLMIKAYDPRSREIKSKIFKGQAIHEALTFDYPVDKNLREGVDILQFFISTYGARKGQVDTAMNTSFAGYLTRRLVDVAQSVTVTEPDCGTHEGIRAMDLIKDGTVVEKMNEFLFGRVLANDVLDPETKEVLKNPETGKEYTRNTMLTDDDANFLASYKKMVDVVKYDEIDITELSLPNMYTEIAEPVGDYEEGTELTWDVVKAARNEGKYRIKVKMYPVVGTVYADEQPLYDKKGERELLVYQEVINEVVAKLLEENGVEKVLVRPDIVVRSPLTCESEYGVCAACYGMDLSNHKIVNVGEAVGIVAAQSIGEPGTQLTMRTFHVGGVMGASDIVSGLTTVEKTFEPYAFLREEKSGGKKEIRKYYGSEAILCEVDGFVKDITTDETGRTVIYIEDYAGGIHAYRIPKRAKVKVKKGQKVLRGDTLTTGAIVWWKLLELESEKGVLTAMNLLKIIKNAYVQQGVSIHDKHFEIIFRQMLSMALVIDPGDSDYLPDQLVPLVDIKRTNREILEGNARVEENRKWVIGKTLAKRVITETDEGELVELAQKGEEVTEELLKKFIEAGIKEIDVVEKDRVVTYQILPKEPIKYKRRLLSLKKAALNYPGWLSAAAFEETAWVLTAAAIEGKVDPLIGLKENVIVGQLIPAGTGLDVFAGIQVEETPRAAAEEKLA, from the coding sequence ATGCCCATGTCTACTTTCAAGAGGAAAATAAAGGCAATACAGATAAAGATAGCCTCCCCGGATGTGATAAGAAGTTGGTCCGGTGGAGAGGTGAAGAAGCCGGAAACTATAAACTACAGAACGTTCAAGCCCGAGCGCGACGGACTCTTTTGCGAGAGGATCTTCGGTCCTGTGAAGGATTACGAGTGTGCTTGTGGAAAGTACAAGGGAAAGAAGTACGAAGGAACCGTCTGTGAAAGGTGTGGTGTCAGGGTTGAATCCAGAGAGGCCAGAAGAAAGAGAATGGGTCACATAGAACTGGCAGCACCCGCAGTGCATATCTGGTATCTGGAAAGCATTCCGAGTGTCCTTGGAACTCTTTTGAACATGAACGTCTCTGACCTTGAGAACATCATCTACTATGGAAGCCGCCGTGTGATAGAGAGGGCGTTCATCGTCACCGATCCAAAGGATACACCCTTTGCACAGGGCGATATCATCTATGAAACCGAATACAGGATCTACAGAAAGAAGTGGGACTTTGAGGTCGAGCAGGCGTTCATTGTGAAAAATCCCAGATCTCCTGTTCTCTCAGACATAGACGGCGAAGTAATTTTGAGAACAGAAAAAACCGTCACCGGAAGAGAAATCACATGGATCATAGTAAGAAACGTGAACAGAGCAGAACACACGGTCCTTCCAGGCATGATAATCACGGTGAAAGATGGACAGGAAGTGGAAAAGGGTCAAGATCTAACCAAAGAGATGAACGTCGATCCCATGTATGCTCCTTTTGACGGACACGTGGAAATCGATGAGGTTTCGAACACGATCACGGTGAAGCCCCTCACAACGAGCAAGGATCAACCCGTTGTGTTCACCGTACCGTACGGAGCAAGGGTGCTCGTCTCAAACGGTCAGAAGGTGAAAAAAGGTGACCAGCTCACCACTTCCACCACCCTCCCGGCGGTCAAGGCGAGTATATCCGGAAGAGTGAAATTTGGTTCCAACCTCAACGTGAGGGCACTGGAAGATGGAAACTTTGAGGTTCTCTCGTCTGGCAACGTGTACATCGAACAGGTGATAGAAGAAAGGAAGTATCCCGTTTTCGAAGGAGCCCTTGTTTACGTGAACAACGGCGACCAGGTGAAGAAAGGAGATCACCTGGCTGACAGGTTCCTTTTCGAGGAAGAATACCTCTCCTCCACAGAGTACAAGATATTTGAATCGCACTATCCAACCATGTTCGATGTAGAAGAAAGAACGGAAAACGACAGGCCAATTGTGGTTATAACGGATATAGATCCCGAGGTCTCGAAAGAGACGGGTCTGAAGATGGGAGATATCATCACCGAGAACGAGTACGAAGCGTACCTTCAGATCTATCCAGAGAAAATAGTGGCGGATGCCGGTGCCCAGGCGATAAAGAAACTGCTTCAGAATCTGGATCTGGAAGAGTTGAGAGCAGAACTTGAGGCTGAGCTCAAGAAATTGCCCGCTTCCAGTTCGAAGGCGATGAAGTTGAGAAGAAGACTGAAGATGGTAAAGGACTTCATCAAATCAGGCAACAAACCCGAGTGGATGGTACTCGAAGTTGTACCTGTGATTCCTCCAGATCTCAGACCTATGATCCAGATCGAGGGAGGAAGGTTTGCTACAACGGACCTCAACGAGCTTTACAGAAGGTTGATCAACCGAAACAACAGGCTCAAGAAGTTACTGGAACTTGGTGCACCTGAGATCATTCTGAGGAACGAAAAGAGAATGCTACAGGAAGCGGTTGACGCCCTCATACACAACGGATCCGATTCTGAAGGCAAAAGGAGCCGAAGAGCTGTTCTGAAAGACAGGAATGGAAGACCATTGAAATCTCTCACCGACCTTCTGAAAGGAAAGAAAGGGAGATTCAGAAGGAATCTTCTTGGAAAAAGGGTGGATTATTCTGGAAGGGCGGTCATCGTTGTTGGTCCACATCTGAAGATCCACCAGTGTGGTATACCAAAGAAGATGGCGATGGAGCTCTTCAAACCGTTTGTTCTGGCAAAGCTTCTGGGAGAGGGTAGCACCAGCAAAACGATGAGGAAGGTCAAGAAGGCGATCATAGAAAAAGAAATGCCCGAGGCATGGGAAGTTCTCGAAGAGGTGATAAAGGGTAGCGTGGTTCTTCTCAACAGGGCTCCCACGCTTCACAGAATGTCCATACAGGCGTTCGAACCAAAACTGGTGGAAGGAAACGCCATACAACTTCATCCGGTGGTCTGTCCACCGTTCAACGCGGACTTCGACGGTGACCAGATGGCCGTTCATGTACCACTCTCAGCCGCTGCACAGGCTGAGGCAAGGTTCCTCATGCTCTCAAGGTACAACATAATCTCACCGGCGCACGGAAAACCAATTTCTCTTCCAACACAGGATATCATCATCGGGTCTTACTACCTCACAACGGTCGGAAAAGACTTCGACTCTTTGAAGGAAGAAGACATCAGGTGGAGGTTCTCTTCACCTGAAGAGGCAATGTTGGCGTATCACCTCGGATACATAAAACTTCACACACCGATTCTCATAAAGGTCAACATAAAAGGAGAAGAAAGGAGAATAAAGACAACCCTTGGAAGGGTCATCTTCAACAATATTCTTCCGGAAGATTTGAGAGACTACAGCAGAATATTCGACAAGAAACAGATAAACGCCCTCGTTTATGAAACCTTCAAGAGATACGGTATAGACAGGGCGGCAGATCTTCTCGACGATGTAAAGGATCTCGGCTTCCACTACGCAACAGTATCTGGTCTTACGCTTTCACTCAAGGATTTGAAAATACCACCAGAACGTGACGAGATCCTGAAGAGGACCTGGGAAAAAGTAAGAATCATCGAAGAAAACTACGAAAGAGGTTTCCTGACGGAAGAACAGAGAAAGAGCGAGATCATAAGGCTCTGGATGAACGTCACAGAAGAAATCACAGAGCTCACCTCCAGGACCCTCGCGGAAGATCCATTCAATCCCATCTACATGATGGTGAACTCCGGTGCGAGGGGTAACATCGATCAGGTGAAACAGCTTGCAGGTATCAGGGGATTGATGATCAAAGCATACGATCCAAGGTCGAGGGAGATAAAGTCGAAAATCTTCAAAGGTCAGGCGATACACGAAGCACTCACCTTCGATTACCCGGTTGACAAGAACCTCAGGGAAGGGGTTGACATCCTCCAGTTCTTCATATCCACCTACGGTGCAAGGAAGGGTCAGGTCGACACTGCCATGAACACGTCCTTTGCCGGGTACCTGACAAGGCGTCTGGTGGACGTGGCACAGAGCGTCACAGTGACAGAACCCGATTGTGGCACACACGAAGGAATCAGAGCCATGGATCTGATAAAGGATGGTACGGTTGTGGAGAAAATGAACGAGTTCCTCTTCGGAAGGGTGCTTGCAAACGATGTACTTGATCCAGAGACGAAGGAAGTTCTGAAGAACCCCGAAACGGGGAAGGAATACACGAGAAACACGATGCTCACAGACGACGACGCCAACTTCCTTGCCTCTTACAAGAAGATGGTTGATGTTGTGAAATACGATGAAATAGACATAACCGAACTTTCGCTTCCGAACATGTACACGGAGATCGCAGAACCTGTTGGAGACTACGAAGAAGGAACCGAACTCACCTGGGACGTGGTGAAAGCTGCCAGGAACGAAGGAAAGTACAGAATAAAGGTGAAGATGTACCCGGTTGTTGGAACGGTCTACGCCGACGAACAACCTCTTTATGACAAGAAAGGAGAAAGAGAACTTCTCGTCTACCAGGAAGTCATAAACGAAGTGGTGGCAAAACTTCTCGAAGAAAACGGTGTTGAAAAGGTTCTGGTGCGGCCTGATATCGTTGTGAGATCTCCTCTCACGTGTGAATCCGAATACGGAGTGTGTGCTGCATGTTACGGAATGGACCTTTCCAATCACAAGATAGTGAACGTCGGTGAGGCGGTGGGAATTGTCGCAGCACAATCCATAGGGGAACCGGGAACACAGCTCACCATGAGAACGTTCCACGTCGGAGGAGTCATGGGTGCCAGTGACATAGTGAGTGGTCTCACGACGGTGGAGAAGACCTTTGAACCTTACGCTTTCCTGAGAGAAGAAAAAAGCGGCGGCAAGAAAGAGATCAGAAAGTACTACGGATCTGAAGCGATTCTTTGTGAAGTAGATGGATTCGTAAAGGACATCACGACCGATGAAACGGGAAGGACGGTTATCTACATAGAAGACTACGCCGGTGGAATCCACGCTTACAGGATACCCAAGAGAGCGAAAGTGAAGGTCAAAAAGGGTCAGAAGGTTCTGAGGGGTGACACGCTGACAACCGGTGCCATCGTGTGGTGGAAACTGCTCGAACTTGAGTCGGAAAAGGGTGTCCTTACAGCCATGAATCTCTTGAAGATCATAAAGAACGCCTACGTGCAGCAGGGTGTCAGCATACACGATAAACACTTCGAGATCATCTTCAGGCAGATGCTCAGTATGGCCCTCGTTATCGATCCAGGTGACAGCGATTATCTACCGGATCAGCTGGTACCACTTGTGGACATAAAGAGAACGAACAGAGAGATACTGGAAGGTAACGCCAGGGTTGAGGAGAACAGAAAGTGGGTTATCGGAAAAACACTCGCAAAGAGAGTCATCACCGAAACGGACGAGGGTGAACTCGTGGAACTTGCACAGAAAGGAGAAGAGGTGACAGAAGAACTTCTGAAGAAGTTCATAGAGGCGGGCATAAAGGAAATCGACGTCGTCGAAAAAGACAGAGTGGTAACATACCAGATCCTTCCAAAAGAGCCAATAAAATACAAGAGAAGACTCCTTTCGCTCAAGAAAGCTGCTTTGAACTATCCTGGATGGCTCAGTGCGGCAGCGTTCGAAGAAACCGCCTGGGTCCTGACGGCAGCGGCGATAGAAGGAAAAGTGGATCCTCTCATCGGTTTGAAAGAGAACGTGATCGTTGGACAGCTCATACCCGCTGGGACTGGACTGGACGTATTCGCAGGCATCCAAGTGGAGGAGACACCAAGGGCGGCAGCAGAAGAGAAACTCGCATAA
- a CDS encoding ABC transporter substrate-binding protein: MRKLLAVLLAVVAVVAWAAVKNPDTIIDVTIGEPDTLDPHYAYDTASGEVIYNVYENLIAYKGESLTEFEPRLAEKWEILDDGKTYKFYIRKGVKFHEGGDLTPEDVEYSFERGLIFDPTAGPMWMLWEALFGVDSLETFVEEKIGKSYSELFDENGEPLPEYRDALIKIYTDYIDPAIEVEGDAVVFHLVRPFAPFMYILAQSASWSAVLDKEWSIEIGCWDGKADGWWKYHDIRKEDSPLYARMNGTGPFRFVEWDRTQQKVILERNDNYWREPAKVQRVIIWGIDEWSTRREMLLQGDADICAVPTQYLEQVEGKPGITVIKGLPELAVTSLHFAWNVPENSKYIGSGKLDGNGIPPDFFSDVNVRKAFIYAFDYDTFINEVLKGLGRKIPTDLPEGLLGFNEELLNDPNAPRFDIVKATEYFKKAWNGEVWKKGFKLTILYNTGNEVRRVAAEMLKSYIETINPKFKVEVRGVQWPTYLDATKRGEVPVFIIGWLADYPDPHNFIFTYYHSAGVYSGRQGENFRKFVSTPHPDLGGRSLDELIEEAIAKTDPAERQALYEQIQRFAMKYALGMPLYQPLGVRVQRSWVKGWYHNPMRPGDDYYILWKSEE, encoded by the coding sequence ATGCGAAAGTTGCTTGCGGTCCTTTTAGCGGTGGTTGCCGTCGTGGCATGGGCTGCGGTGAAGAATCCCGACACCATCATCGACGTCACCATCGGAGAACCTGACACTCTCGACCCACACTACGCGTACGACACAGCCAGCGGTGAGGTCATCTACAACGTCTACGAGAACTTGATTGCCTACAAAGGTGAAAGCCTCACCGAGTTTGAACCGCGTCTTGCAGAAAAGTGGGAGATACTGGACGATGGGAAGACCTACAAGTTTTACATCAGAAAGGGCGTGAAGTTCCACGAAGGTGGAGATCTCACACCCGAAGACGTGGAATACAGCTTCGAAAGAGGTCTCATCTTCGATCCAACGGCTGGTCCCATGTGGATGCTCTGGGAAGCGCTCTTTGGAGTTGATTCTCTCGAAACCTTCGTCGAGGAAAAGATTGGGAAGTCTTACAGTGAACTCTTCGATGAAAACGGAGAACCACTTCCAGAGTACAGGGACGCCCTGATAAAGATCTACACGGACTACATCGACCCCGCCATCGAAGTTGAAGGTGACGCCGTTGTGTTCCACCTTGTGAGGCCCTTTGCACCCTTCATGTACATACTCGCCCAGAGCGCCAGCTGGAGTGCTGTACTCGATAAAGAATGGAGTATAGAGATAGGATGTTGGGATGGAAAAGCTGATGGATGGTGGAAATACCACGATATAAGAAAAGAAGACTCTCCACTCTATGCAAGGATGAACGGAACAGGACCGTTCAGGTTCGTGGAATGGGACAGAACGCAGCAGAAGGTCATCCTCGAAAGAAACGACAACTACTGGAGAGAACCTGCAAAGGTCCAGAGAGTCATCATCTGGGGAATCGACGAGTGGAGCACGAGAAGAGAGATGCTCCTTCAGGGAGACGCAGATATCTGTGCTGTTCCAACGCAGTACCTCGAGCAGGTGGAAGGAAAACCCGGTATCACCGTGATAAAGGGCCTTCCTGAACTTGCTGTCACTTCCCTTCACTTCGCATGGAATGTGCCCGAAAATAGCAAGTACATAGGCTCTGGAAAACTCGATGGAAACGGAATACCACCCGACTTCTTCAGCGATGTGAACGTGAGAAAGGCCTTCATTTACGCCTTCGACTACGACACCTTTATAAATGAAGTTCTGAAGGGCCTTGGTAGAAAGATACCAACAGATCTTCCTGAGGGGCTTCTTGGCTTCAACGAAGAACTCCTCAACGATCCGAACGCTCCTCGCTTCGACATCGTGAAGGCAACGGAGTACTTCAAAAAGGCATGGAACGGTGAAGTCTGGAAGAAAGGATTCAAACTCACAATACTCTACAACACGGGTAACGAAGTGCGAAGAGTAGCCGCGGAGATGCTGAAATCCTATATAGAAACGATCAACCCGAAATTCAAAGTCGAAGTAAGGGGTGTTCAGTGGCCAACGTACCTTGACGCGACCAAGAGAGGAGAAGTACCCGTCTTCATCATAGGATGGCTTGCGGACTATCCAGATCCTCACAACTTCATATTCACCTACTATCACAGTGCCGGTGTGTACTCCGGAAGACAGGGTGAAAACTTCAGAAAATTCGTCTCCACACCGCATCCTGATCTTGGCGGAAGAAGCCTCGACGAACTCATAGAAGAAGCCATCGCAAAGACAGATCCCGCCGAAAGACAGGCTCTCTATGAACAGATTCAGAGATTTGCCATGAAGTACGCCCTCGGTATGCCTCTCTATCAGCCGCTCGGCGTGAGGGTCCAGAGAAGCTGGGTCAAGGGATGGTACCACAATCCGATGAGACCAGGAGACGACTACTACATCCTCTGGAAATCAGAAGAATAA